The Paralichthys olivaceus isolate ysfri-2021 chromosome 2, ASM2471397v2, whole genome shotgun sequence genomic interval tcttcttctgttcacAGTTATTAGTTAGAAACTCGAGGCTTGGTTTCTGTTGCTGCCCTCTACAGTTTTTAACGTGAACTACATCATATGAGCACGATCCCTACACAGGTGAAGCCTGTGGCGAATGTAAAACTGCTTTAAcctgctgttttttaaaattaatttcatttatacatttcaagtcagttttatttgtatagcgccaaatcacaatttatatattcatccatccatccatccacctatctttctatctatctatctatctatctatctatctatctatctatctatctatctatctatctatctatctatctatctatctatctatctatctatctatctatctatctatctatccccACCATAAAGTGATGCCCACACGCGGTCttgtccagcagggggcagccagACGCCCGTTACTTTCTAGAAGCTTCAGAGGAAATGAGCGGCAACCGTAGAAGAAGAAGCTGTCCCTGCGTGTCGCTGGATGAATGTGCGACACTGACACATCGTTTTTATCTCGTTTCAACAACAGGTTCGTTCAGAGACGAAGTGAAAGTCCCAGTTGGAAGCGAACATGTCGGGGATACCTCCGGACTCATGGCAGCCGCCCACAGTGGCTCTGGAGACAACGTGAGTAAGAAGCCCTGGATGCTAACACTTAGCTGTTCTGTGGTGTTAGCTTCATAgatttgcccccccccccttatttCTCTCATGACTTTACATCCTGTGCAGCCCGTTTCTGAGATCAGCTGTTGCAGGAGAAAAtgctttgttttggtttttgtgtcAAGCCTCACGTCACCTCATCTGGAATATGTGACATATAGAAGCTAGTGGATAATCACGCTGGCTGTGCGTTGCAGGATGGGGACATTAGTGGTGGAGCTCTACTGGAAACATGCGCCAAAGACCTGCAAAAACTTCGCAGAGCTGGCCCGAAGAGGCTACTACAACAACACCAAGTTCCACAGGATCATCAAAGAATTCATGGTGCAGGGTGGAGACCCCACAGGCACAGGTGGGTTCACATCACCTACACTGACGGATAAACTCAATATGTAGACACCACTGGGCTTTGAGTCTGAGTCAGGTCCACTGCTTTACAGATCCTTCAATTCTTCTCTTCTTATTCCCTGTTAATATCAATTTATTTGTAGTACACTGATTTAAGATCAGTGTTTAAGTGGCACAAACACTTTCAATAACTTGTAGTTAATCACAAATACAACGTGTCACatgttaaaatgtgacatttgtcCACAGGCAGCGTGCAATTCAACAATGTGGAGAATAAAGCATTTTcatgtacaaaataaatgatgaatgcaATCTGCTTTAAACCATACGACTGCAAGTTGGGGTATTTGTCatactttatataatataatatataatgggTGGCATGATGGTACAGCCCtgctgcctcacagcaagaagcttcttttttcaaatcCTGATTCAGCCAGGTTGCTTGTTAAAACCTGTCCCTGGAGTGTGGCatctgttacagcagcagattaatGTCTGTGGTTTTGGAATGAAATAGTAAAAAACTCAAATGGAAGTCATGTTCaggttttcaaatatttttggcAATGTTTTCTGTCCATGCACGAAAATCCTTTTAACCAGACGTCAGTGTGAACTTCCTGGTCTAACATATGCTGTACTTTTGCTCTAACAGGCACTTGCTGGCTCAAGCttctaaaatgttctttttaaaaacgtTTTAGGGTTTGCTGATTGGATAAAACACGAAATTTGTATACATCATTCATTTTTCCTTTCCATGTAATTGACGAAACAGTGTATGGAGAGTTATTgaattgataataaaaatagaaGTCAGTAGCAGCCCTAGTGTCTCTtattcacttttcttttgtgaTCCTGGTTTTCTTAACAGGTCGTGGTGGTGCCTCTATATTTGGTAAACAGTTTGAAGATGAGCTGAACCGAGATCTGAAGTTCACAGGTGAGCAACAAGGTCCAAAAATCAcagttttaaaataacaactgaACAGAAAGTGGCAGTTATGAAGAAGGTTGGTCAATAAATGTCCTTTCTAGGacatttgttgttattgtggcacaaacatttctTGACACACATTGTGACTGTCTTATGATTAAACTGATGTTAATAGATAGAGTCAAAGAATGTGTAGTGtctcatttcatttgtgtgtctgttaggCGCAGGTATTCTGGCGATGGCCAATGCCGGACCTGACACCAATGGAAGCCAGTTCTTCCTCACTCTGGGACCCACCCAGTGGTTGGATGGAAAGCACACTATTTTTGGACGACTATATCAGGGGATGTCCTTGCTGAGCCGCATCGGCATGGTAGAGACAAACAGTCAAGATCGTCCAATGGATGATATCAAAATAATTCGAGCTACTTTGCCCAGTTaggcaaatgttttttttttttttttttactgctttgtttgaataaataaataagaataaacatCTATAACTTGTAcatgaagaattttatttttttccagaacAATGACACTGGTAACTCATGGAAACAATCAGTGGAGCAAAATAGTGCAGATACACTTACTCTAATTTAGTGGTTGGTACACTTTAATTTCTGAGACATGAAAATATTGTGGAATGATTAATAAAACAGCATTGCTTATTCTGCCATGTATCATTTCCTCTGGAATACAacttttttcagtgtttgcatttttttaattgacttGGCAGTGTGTGCTTGATGGACCTAATACTTCATATTCAGTGGATCGCAGCACCTGGAAACTCTTTTCTGCGTATGCATTAGACGAGCAAATCCTACAGAAGTGAACAGCGCCTTTTATGGTCCAGTATCCAGGTCATACAATACATCCATGATTGAAATTGAATAAGAACTGAATGTGGAAGTTTATAGTAGCGAGGATCAAATACAtacattcaatttcaaattaTGCTGATTAAGATTTTATAGATGTTTATTTCAGTAATTCAAGTTGAAGAGGGTTTACCGTGGCTGTTGTTGGCCGCGAGGGAAGTTGTGCAGGAGAGTATAGGGTTTAGTCCCAACGACCTTGTATTCGGCCATACTGTTCGGGGCCCTTTGGCCCTGTTGCGTGACAACTGGAAGGAGGCGGACCCTCCACGAAACCTTCTGGAGTATGTTTATGGTTTTAGATACAGGTTGTACAGGGCTCAGGAGGTGGCTAAGAGTAAGTTGGTGGGTGCacagagcaaaatgaaaaaaacattacgACCGTCGGGTTGAAGATCGTGTTTTTCTCCCAGGAGATCAGGTCCTTGTTCTGTTGCCCATTTTAACATCTCCCTTTCAGGCTAAATTTTCTGGCCCTTACTCTGTGGTTGAAAAACTGTCTGACTGGAACTATCTGATTGCTACTCCAGACCGTCGGTCTTCTACTCATCTGTGTCATGTGAATCTATTGAAACCATACTATGCTCGTGTGCAGGAGTCCGGTGTTCAGGGGGTCCAGTCATCAGATGTCCAtcctgcctgtgtgtctgtttctccaTCCCCTGTGGTGGCAGAGCAGGGCGGGGACGGCGTACTAGGCCCTGATGATGCTGTATTATATGGCCGGCTCAAGAATTCTGAGACTCTTTAGAATTTGGATGGTTTGCTAGGCCATTTGGAGGTTTCCAGACGTGCACAGTTGGTTAGTTTGATTAGGCGttatacatgtttgtttagtgACACACCTACCCGCACACACTTGATTGAACATGATATTGATGTAGGTGATTCTAAACCCATTAAACAGAAGTTCTACCGTCTTCATCCAGAGAAGTGAAAATTTCTTGATGCTGAGGTTAAGTTTATGTTGGAGAATGACATGGCGGAGCCGTCCTGCTCTTCTTGGGCCTCGCCTTGCTTGCTCGTTCCAAAGTCATAACACGCCCAGATTTTGTTCAGACTTTCGTAAAGTAAATAGTGTCACAAAACCTGAATGTTTTCCCCTCCCTCGTGTGGATTGTGTCGACCAGGTTGGGTCAGCTAAATTTGTGAGCAAATTTGATTTGCTCAAGGGATATTGGCAGGTCCCACTGTCTGAGAGGGCAAGAGACATTGCAGCATTTATTACATCCACAGGCTCATATTCCTATTCAGTCATGCCTTTTGGTTTGCGTAATGCGCCGGCGACCTTCCAACGCCTGATGAACAGGGTTGTGGGAGATCTGGAAGGTTGTTCAGTGTATTTAGACGATGTTGTCATTGACTCAGATGATTGGGACGTCCACCTTGACCGCATTGGCGAGTTGTTTGACCGCTTGGCTCACGCACATTTAACTGTGAATCTGGCCAAATGTGACTTTGCGAAGGCCACGGTTACTTATCTTGGTCGTGTGGTGGGTCAGGGTAGAGTTTGTCCTGTGAGAGCAAAGGTGCAAGCTATTGATAACTATGTTCCTCCTACAACCAAGAAAGAACTGATGAGGTTTTTGGGGCTCGTTGTGTAGTATCGTTGTTTTTGTAGGAATTTTCAACTGTGGTTGCACCTCTTATTAACCTGTTGAAGGCTAAAGCTACGTTTGACTGGTCTTCTGAGTGTCAGTCTGCGTTTGAGAATGTGAAGGCCCTTATTTGTCATGCTCCGGTTTTGGCTGCTCCTTTGTGGGATAGGCCCTTTAAAGTTGAGGTAGATGCCAGGTATGTGGGGGCAGGAGCAGTGTTGCTGCAACCTGATGACTTAGAAGTGGAtaagcctgtttgttttttttcatggaaGTTTGATAAGCATCAGTTAAATTATTCTGTTATTGAAAAGGAGACACTGGTTTTGGCTTTGGCTTTGCAGCATTTCAGTGTCTATGTTAGTTCTGgacctgttgttgttttcacagatcaCAACCCCTTGACATTTCTGAGTTCACTGCAATGTCCGAACCAACGTTTAATTCGGTGGGCCCTGTTGTTGCAGTCATTTTGCCTTGAAATCCGCCATATCAAGGGTTGTGACAACGTGGTAGCTGACGCCTTGTCAAGGGCTCCATGTGATTAATCTGTTTGCTGTATATTCATATTGGTGTCTGTCTTATTTGTTTCAGGTATCGTCTGCTCCCTTGTCCTTTTCCCTTCTACCTCTCGGGCTGCCAGGGTTCCGTGTGGGACCCTGTctttatggggggggggtgttaggccccagcccatgtctgtgtcctgtctgtgtatggtgtgtatgctgtgtgggtgtgtcttgcaGGTTGCTGATTGTTGGCCGGCTGGAAGTTCCCGTGCATGGCTCCCTGATTGGCTTGCTGTTATAAACCCCCTGCCGTGggctgtctctgtctctcactcatccctgagatctccatcctgctgcatctacttttgttatgttctgcacctgacaacatgcaccacacatactacatagcactcaaacaccctcacacactactgacgctcactttcacactccatcgctcatttccgtttatgttaaatcaataaagcatattgtaattcgctacatcacgctgccttgtctgtgttgttgcggcCTCAGAGCCAGGCGTAACACTATTCAAATTGTTTAAttgaaatcaaatttttatTTAAGTTGAGCAATTTAAGACAACATATTAAAGGTTCACATTCAGATTCAAATGACGTGTCCCTGCCTGTTAGTAGAAAACAAAGGTACCTTAATTTCCACTGGTACTAACTACTACTTCCATGAACAAAAAAGGTCAAGTTAAAGTGACAGTTTCCCTTAAATAGTTTCCCtcaaacatttctctgttttgtcattttcatgtttgaagTTTATAAGCTCAGTGTCTCAGTATTAATGCCTGATAATCATTTATTGATCACCTGTCGACACATCAGTTCACTCCTTCACTTACATTCATACATATAGAAAATGAACAATGTATTTTGACCCTGGAAAGTTTTATTATACACGTTTCAAGTCGTATATAACGATGCTTAAGGCACAATAAGGTTTGTCACACATTCTAGCAGCAAATGGCTAAATACTTATTTGTAAAACCCCAGGAAGTAAATTTATTTGGTTTAATATTGTCCTTGCATATTTAGCTGAATATCTAAATATAGCCTATactatttataaaatattacaGAAGTAAGACGAtttcacaaagaaaatatatgtaataaaataaagttgtttgaaTACTAAAAGCAGGCTTCTTAAAACATCTGATGATGCTCTACCCATTGGaagtaataatatatattttttccaagTGAATAGAATAAAAGATACAAAAACACCAATTCTATTAAGTTTGAGGTATTTAAGATGTGCGTTGCAGGAAAAGGTTTTCATCTACGTACTATTTTGTATATTCTGTATCTGTCAAAatttcaaacataaaaaccaacacatttatataaacat includes:
- the ppil1 gene encoding peptidyl-prolyl cis-trans isomerase-like 1, which translates into the protein MSGIPPDSWQPPTVALETTMGTLVVELYWKHAPKTCKNFAELARRGYYNNTKFHRIIKEFMVQGGDPTGTGRGGASIFGKQFEDELNRDLKFTGAGILAMANAGPDTNGSQFFLTLGPTQWLDGKHTIFGRLYQGMSLLSRIGMVETNSQDRPMDDIKIIRATLPS